In uncultured Fibrobacter sp., the following proteins share a genomic window:
- a CDS encoding phosphorylcholine transferase LicD — MGLDSKTRQPVPLSKAQLSILNIFKEIKPFLENNSIPYFLLGGSLLGAVRHKGFIPWDDDIDIGIVRDDYERFLDTVSKNLPDHLELRSYRDESDHHYYFSRIVDKRYVMSREGSLVSRKENLWVDIFPLDGMPNNWLKRRIHMLRLLWVRLCYHVACFDKVNLKRPNRPLSERIIISLVKNIHLGGHRDYKKWLVKLDKLLRAYKVQDSNWVVNFMGQYKFKEMFPKSYYGKGKLYTFEDMELMGPEDYDRVLSQMYGDYMKEPDDCDKNVHDAYLQDQKAELMHGKLA; from the coding sequence ATGGGGCTTGATTCAAAAACACGACAGCCGGTGCCTCTTTCGAAGGCACAGTTGTCTATTTTGAATATTTTCAAGGAAATTAAACCATTCCTGGAGAATAATTCAATACCTTATTTTTTGCTGGGAGGGTCCCTGTTGGGGGCTGTTCGGCATAAGGGTTTTATTCCCTGGGATGACGATATTGATATCGGTATCGTTCGTGACGACTACGAACGTTTCCTGGATACGGTATCCAAGAATCTGCCGGATCATCTGGAACTTCGTTCGTATCGCGACGAGTCCGACCATCATTACTATTTCTCCAGAATTGTAGACAAACGGTACGTGATGAGCCGAGAGGGAAGCCTCGTTTCCAGAAAGGAAAATCTCTGGGTGGATATTTTCCCGCTAGATGGAATGCCTAACAATTGGCTTAAGCGTCGCATTCATATGCTCCGTCTTTTGTGGGTGCGTCTGTGCTATCATGTGGCGTGTTTCGACAAGGTGAACCTGAAACGCCCGAACAGACCGCTGTCGGAACGTATCATTATTTCCCTTGTTAAGAACATCCATCTGGGCGGCCATCGCGATTACAAGAAATGGCTCGTCAAGCTCGATAAGCTCCTGAGGGCCTACAAGGTTCAGGATTCAAACTGGGTCGTGAACTTTATGGGACAGTACAAGTTCAAGGAAATGTTCCCGAAGTCCTATTACGGAAAAGGCAAGCTCTACACCTTCGAGGACATGGAGCTGATGGGCCCGGAAGATTACGACCGAGTGCTTTCCCAGATGTACGGGGACTACATGAAGGAACCTGACGACTGCGACAAGAACGTGCACGATGCGTATCTTCAGGATCAGAAGGCTGAATTGATGCATGGCAAACTCGCTTAG
- a CDS encoding phosphorylcholine transferase LicD, producing MANSLRQLQLKELELLKFFQQVCKEHDIEYYALGGTLLGAVRHKGFIPWDDDIDVGIPRPDYERLCKILEEMSGTGKIKFRSYKNSEDYIRYFGHIEDTTFKVVRHDKLKAEETYAWIDLFPLDAMPNNALLRKLKVFQVLVLRALFRFSCFDTLVDVHKKGRPLHEKILVWIGLHTPIQKLFNTKSCLRALERALTSTSYEKSDYLVNAMGAYKFREMFHKKYYGKGRMYPFEDTEICGPEDYDFVCKQLYGDYMTPPKMDDRNHHGLETVEGTEQNS from the coding sequence ATGGCAAACTCGCTTAGACAGCTGCAACTGAAAGAACTGGAACTCTTGAAGTTCTTTCAGCAAGTTTGTAAGGAACATGATATCGAGTACTACGCTCTAGGCGGTACTTTGCTTGGAGCAGTACGCCATAAGGGCTTTATTCCCTGGGACGATGATATCGATGTCGGAATCCCGCGTCCGGATTACGAACGCCTCTGCAAGATTCTAGAAGAAATGTCCGGAACAGGAAAAATCAAGTTCCGCTCGTACAAAAATTCTGAAGATTACATTCGCTATTTTGGTCATATTGAAGATACGACGTTCAAGGTCGTGCGTCACGACAAGCTGAAAGCCGAAGAAACTTATGCGTGGATTGATCTTTTTCCGCTGGATGCGATGCCGAATAATGCTTTGCTTCGTAAGTTGAAGGTCTTTCAAGTGCTTGTGTTGCGCGCGCTTTTCCGTTTTTCTTGCTTTGATACTTTAGTAGATGTGCATAAAAAAGGGCGCCCTCTGCACGAAAAAATTTTGGTGTGGATCGGACTCCATACGCCAATCCAGAAACTCTTTAATACCAAAAGTTGCTTGCGCGCGCTTGAACGTGCGTTGACGTCTACTTCTTACGAAAAGTCGGATTACCTGGTGAATGCCATGGGCGCCTACAAGTTCCGTGAGATGTTCCATAAGAAATATTACGGTAAGGGACGCATGTATCCGTTCGAAGATACCGAAATTTGTGGCCCTGAAGATTACGACTTTGTCTGCAAGCAACTCTATGGCGATTACATGACTCCTCCGAAAATGGATGACCGCAACCATCATGGGCTCGAAACGGTCGAAGGCACCGAACAAAACAGCTAG
- a CDS encoding glycosyltransferase family 2 protein → MPAVSVIIPVYNSAKYLRECLDSVVAQTFSDWEMIAVDDGSVDDSPAILDEYAARDFRIKVIHKVNGGVSAARNDGLDAASGEYVLFADSDDLLLVNALDVLYKKISGENADIVFGDHLSFQGNDGPEKDRRYIFFNKPFVASDRETIVQIQQTVLYRGFSPYFSERSGYLLATPWAKLFRRQLIVEYGIKFPLSISLFEDGIFVLQVLQHSNRVCYVQEPICRYRVLSTSLCHAHEISPIEVYKAISKEVLLFIETNGADQLMNAYQSRFLYYAKKQAGQLFSSSLSFWKKYRNLKLLLNDPFYKPFVANVPSMRLVGTEKVFGILAYRRLYLILAVILWRRRG, encoded by the coding sequence ATGCCTGCAGTAAGCGTCATTATTCCTGTTTATAATTCGGCGAAGTATTTGCGCGAATGCTTGGATAGCGTTGTTGCGCAAACGTTTTCTGACTGGGAAATGATCGCTGTCGATGACGGCAGCGTAGATGATTCGCCTGCCATTCTCGATGAATACGCCGCAAGAGATTTCCGCATCAAGGTTATCCATAAAGTGAACGGTGGCGTGTCGGCGGCCCGTAACGATGGCCTTGATGCTGCCAGTGGTGAATATGTACTGTTTGCGGATTCTGACGACCTGCTTCTTGTAAATGCACTTGATGTCTTGTATAAAAAGATATCTGGAGAAAACGCTGATATCGTTTTTGGAGACCATTTATCATTCCAAGGAAATGACGGCCCTGAGAAAGATCGTCGATACATTTTTTTTAACAAGCCTTTTGTTGCTTCTGATCGTGAAACGATTGTTCAAATTCAGCAGACGGTGCTGTATAGGGGCTTTTCTCCGTACTTTTCGGAACGCAGTGGATATCTTTTGGCGACCCCGTGGGCAAAACTCTTTCGCCGTCAATTGATTGTGGAATACGGAATTAAATTCCCCCTGTCCATAAGCTTGTTTGAAGATGGCATTTTCGTGTTGCAGGTGTTGCAGCACTCTAATAGAGTTTGCTATGTGCAGGAGCCGATTTGCCGTTATCGAGTGCTGTCGACATCTCTGTGCCATGCACATGAAATATCTCCCATAGAGGTGTACAAGGCTATTTCGAAAGAAGTTCTTCTCTTTATTGAAACGAATGGTGCGGATCAGCTGATGAATGCTTACCAGTCGCGTTTCCTTTATTATGCGAAGAAACAAGCCGGACAGCTTTTTTCGAGCTCCTTGTCTTTTTGGAAAAAATACAGAAACCTTAAACTTTTGCTGAACGATCCGTTCTATAAGCCCTTCGTTGCGAACGTCCCTTCGATGCGCTTGGTGGGAACGGAGAAGGTTTTTGGAATTTTAGCCTATCGAAGGCTTTATCTTATTCTTGCCGTTATTCTTTGGCGCCGTCGAGGCTAG
- a CDS encoding O-antigen ligase family protein, translating into MSIAVLLFFFGLLITIIYSNSEKRFLTLVIGTVIFPNVALFTLNPSISPQHIILYVYFIVEFFKDRENFNRSIFFNILTIPILLNIISYFFTAIYNSGIASKDMYYGVRDAIDCLGYIYAAYLYARHVGINNFAIKLVPFVYIICFCGIVEIMLSDNIPYRMVCAAFPHYNGSFDLNSKVSLIESWRLRTFFTTKHPTAFGMLLMSLFLFYLPYLKKDSFDRKKILLVLLLLTLNIVLCGSRTALVCALLGVALLIFDRVGPFIKFLIAGIVVFSFSALFSFMLDNFQTSHAGKGSSLDFRERQLLFTLVSISNSPIFGNGNKFTSHVIFAEDTRAQDSHGDDLGGLESVVFSLLIDRGFFGLFSYYLLLLWMFIILFRHRKAPLISGGFALIAAGTVFVTLSGTIGNCSQFLFLLAGCQLGQIAKEKNDELEADENPSLDGAKE; encoded by the coding sequence ATGAGCATCGCTGTCCTGCTATTCTTTTTTGGATTACTCATTACGATAATCTACTCCAATTCTGAAAAGCGATTTCTTACGCTCGTTATAGGAACGGTTATTTTCCCCAATGTAGCTCTGTTCACGCTCAATCCCTCTATATCGCCACAGCACATCATACTGTACGTTTATTTCATCGTTGAGTTTTTCAAGGATCGCGAGAACTTTAACAGAAGCATATTTTTCAACATCCTGACCATTCCCATATTACTCAATATTATCAGCTACTTTTTTACAGCCATTTACAACTCGGGAATCGCCTCCAAAGACATGTATTACGGCGTTCGCGACGCCATAGACTGTCTGGGATACATTTACGCTGCCTATCTGTACGCACGTCATGTCGGGATCAACAATTTTGCAATCAAGCTCGTTCCCTTCGTCTACATCATATGCTTCTGCGGCATTGTAGAAATCATGCTCAGCGACAACATCCCTTACAGGATGGTATGTGCAGCCTTTCCACATTACAACGGATCCTTCGACTTGAATTCTAAAGTCAGCCTTATCGAAAGCTGGCGCTTGCGAACCTTCTTTACCACCAAGCATCCCACGGCCTTTGGAATGCTTTTAATGTCACTTTTCCTTTTTTACCTGCCCTATCTCAAGAAAGACTCGTTTGACCGGAAGAAAATTCTACTTGTTCTGCTACTTCTCACCCTAAACATCGTTCTCTGCGGTTCAAGAACGGCTTTGGTATGTGCCTTATTGGGCGTGGCGCTTTTAATTTTCGATAGAGTGGGGCCGTTCATTAAGTTCCTCATTGCAGGAATCGTCGTTTTTTCCTTTTCGGCATTATTCTCCTTCATGTTGGACAATTTCCAGACCAGTCACGCGGGCAAAGGATCGTCTCTCGATTTTAGAGAAAGACAGCTTCTGTTCACGCTGGTTTCCATCAGTAATTCACCCATTTTTGGGAACGGAAACAAGTTTACCTCCCATGTTATTTTTGCAGAAGATACCCGTGCACAAGACAGCCACGGTGATGATTTGGGAGGGCTAGAATCCGTTGTATTTTCCCTCCTGATAGACCGCGGATTCTTTGGGCTTTTCTCCTATTACCTTCTTTTGCTTTGGATGTTTATCATCCTATTCAGGCATAGAAAGGCGCCCCTTATTTCCGGGGGATTTGCTTTGATTGCCGCCGGCACGGTATTCGTCACCTTGTCCGGAACCATCGGAAACTGCTCTCAATTTCTTTTCTTACTTGCCGGTTGCCAGCTCGGACAAATCGCAAAAGAAAAGAACGATGAATTAGAGGCCGACGAAAATCCTAGCCTCGACGGCGCCAAAGAATAA